The window CCCGGCGGTTGCTCGAGACCGGCGATACCATACCCTTCGTTGTTGAACCAAAACTTGATGGTATTGCCGTAAATCTAACGTATGTAAAGGGTTATTACTCGATTGGATCAACCCGCGGTGACGGCTACCGGGGTGAAAACGTGTCGGAGAATATACGGACGATACGGTCGCTTCCCCTGAAATTCCGGAATTCATCTCACCATGCGATCCCGGAGAAGATCGAGATCCGCGGTGAGGTGATCATATCCCGGGAATCCTTCAAGGCCATGAACCGGGCGAGGCTTCGGAACGGCGAACCACCCTTTGCTAATCCGCGTAACGCCGCCGCCGGTTCACTGAGGCAACTCGACTCCCGTGTCACGGCGCGCCGGCCTCTCGACATTTTCTGTTATGCCGTGGGTGCCATAGAGGGAATGACCTTTACATCACAGTGGGAAATACTCCAGACCTTGCGTGAATGGGGATTTCCGGTAAACCCACGCGTCCGCCGCGCCGGCGATATAGAGGAATGCATCCGGTATTATCACGAAATTGCGGCAGAGAGAGAACATCTTCCCTACGAGATCGACGGCATCGTCATCAAGGTGGACTCCCTGCCGTTTCAGGATCGCCTTGGTACCGTTTCTCGAAGCCCGCGGTGGGCCCTGGCCTGCAAATTCGAGGCGACACAGGCGACAACGGTCATCGAGCGTATACAGGTCCAGGTCGGAAGGACCGGTGTCCTGACGCCGGTGGCGATCATGCAGCCCGTTTCGGTGGGCGGCGTCGTTGTCAGCAGGGCAACGCTTCATAATCAGGACGAAATAGACAAGAAGGACATCCGCGAAGGTGATACCGTCATTGTTCAACGGGCGGGCGATGTCATTCCGGAAGTGGTCAAATCCATCCCCTCGCGACGAACGGGTCGTGAGGTCCCCTTTCATATGCCACCAGAGTGCCCGGTCTGCGGCACCCCTGTCGTGAAGCTGGAAGGAGAGGCGGCACATCGCTGTATCAATATGGATTGCCCCGCTCAGATACAGGAACGGATAACTCACTTTGCATCACGGGGAGCAATGGATATCCGGGGCCTCGGGGAAAAGCTCGTATCTCAGATGCTGGAAAAGGGGCTTATCGCCGATCCCGGAGACCTCTATTATCTCACCAGGGACCAACTGTCCGGACTTGATCGGATGGCCGAAAAATCGGCGGAAAATCTCCTGCATGCCATTGAGGCATCAAAAGCTCCGTTCCTGGAGCGGTTCATATTCGCTCTGGGGATACGCCATGTGGGGGAACACATCGCAATGGTCATCAGCAGGCGCTTCGGGTCTCTCGCCGCCATCATGAACGCATCACGGGAGGAACTCCTGGCCGTCCCCGAAGTCGGACCCGAGGTTGCGGGCAGTATCCTGGCCTTTTTCGGTCATGAAAAGAACCGGGGTGTCATCAACAGGCTCCTGGCGGCGGGTGTACACCCCCGGGAACGGCAACCCGACAGGGGGGCATCTTCACCCCTGGTCGGGAGAAGCTTCGTGCTGACGGGAAGCCTTAAGGCATTCAGCCGTGGCCGCGCCAAGGAACTGATAGAATCACGGGGAGGCACCGTTTCATCGGCGGTCTCGGCAAAGACCTCCTGTGTTGTCGCAGGGGAAGCCCCCGGCTCGAAGCTTGTCAAGGCGAAGGAACTCGGCATTACGATACTGACCGAGGAAGAATTTCTGCAACTTCTCGGAGCGGAACAGGATCATCTGCAATAAAGGATTACGGATTATGGATTACGGATTACGGGGCACAGGCAAATGACGAAACGGGTACATGTGTATATAAGCGGCCGCGTCCAGGGTGTTTTCTTCCGGTCCGAAACGAACGATGCTGCACAGCGGCTTGGAGTGACCGGCTGGGTAAGAAATCTTCGTGACGGAAGGGTCGAGGCGCTTTTTGAGGGAGACGACGGCGCCGTGGAACAGATGGTCGCCTGGTGTTCGCAGGGACCGGCGCTTTCCCTTGTCGACCATGTTGAAACCATCGAGGAGGAATACCGGGGGGAATTTAGCGATTTTAATATCCGGTATTGAGAGCATGCTGCCTGGATATGCTCTTTTTGAAATGATGGGCCTAAGGGATCGGAATTCGTGAACCGCAATTCGGAATATTTTTTTCGCTTCACGTTTAATACCTTACGTTGCATGCATCACGATTTACAATTTTTTTATCACATCTGTCGATTTGGCCCTCTGTAGCTGTCGATATTGACAACGTGGTAACAAAAGTCTATGTATGAATTTCACCAATTTAGCTTGACCATCATCCCTCCCGATGCTATGAATTTATGCGATACAGGGTGCGGTGGGAAAAGCGACCCCGCCGGTAATGATCGAGGGGATCCATGCAAAAATCCAACGGAATGAAATCTTCCCTGCTGGTGACGATGCTGATACTTATAAGCACCATCCTGTTCTTTGCTCAACCGGTTCATGCCGATGACTGGCGCTATGCCCTGGGAATCAGCTACATGAACGTCTATTCTGAATTAGCAGATACCTTTGAAAAAAATTTGGATTACGCCGGCGTCTCGGATACAGAAGAAGGTGCAATTCCGGCAGGTATTAATTTCCAACCATATTTACAGTTTGATAACGGCATGCGGATCGGTGTCGGTCTCGGCCCATGTTCATATATGTATGGGAATGTGGACTATATAGACACACCGGTAAATTTTAATGTCGGCTATACATTTAATAATTCAGGATCAATTTCACCCTATTTCAGGATGGGGTTTATCCGACACATTATCGCCGGCGATTACGTCAAGGGCACCGATCCCGGTTTCTTCGGAGCTGTCGGTGTTGAATTTCTCAGAGATAGATCGATCAGCTACGGACTGGAAATGGTCTATGATACATGTGAGATCAGGGCAGAAAGTAAAAAGGAAATTCGATGGACAGATATAACCGGTACGGCCCAGGTTTCAACTTTCGTGTCATCAAAAACCGAAAGATACAAAGTGGCACTCTCATTCAACTTTTATGTTATTTTTTAGGCCCTTCTATTTTTCACATCTGTGTCATCCAGAATATTGATTTTCTATAATTCTCATTGATTTTTTTACCGGATTCTGTATGTTTTGCCTCAGTGCAATACGAAGCATGCAGGTCACGGGATCCGGAGCCACAAACGATGAAAATAAAATTCTTTACCGTTGGCGGAACAATAGACAAGATATATTTTGACCGTAAGAACACCTATGAAGTAGGGGAATCCCTCCTGAACGAGATACTTCGTGAGGCGAACGTCGGTTTTGAATATGAAATAGAATCGGTTCTGAAAAAGGACAGCCTCGACTTCACCGATGAAGACCGCCTGATCATCCACGGGAAAATTTCGAGCGAGCCGGAGCGATTGATCGTTATCACCCATGGCACAGACACCATGGTGGAAACCGCCCGGGTCCTTGAAGACATCCGCGATAAGGTCATCGTCCTGACAGGCTCAATGCAACCGGCGCGGTTCAGAACAAGCGACGCCGTCTTCAATGTGGGAAGCGCCATAGCGGCCGTCCAGTCAAAACCGCCCGGCATCTATATCGCCATGAGCGGAACCATCTTTGAGTCACACCGGGTCAGAAAGAACGTCGACAAGGGCTGTTTTGAGGAAATCTGATATGGTTCCCGATCCTGCTTACTTCCTGCCGCCTGTTTAAATCGCCGGTGACAATTCAATTTTTATGAGATCCTCAGCTACCTGAAGGTCACCATGGCAGGCGGTCCAGCATTGCGCTGCCACGTCCACCTGGTCGCACTCTGGGAACAGGTGGGTCAGGGCAAGCTTGCCCACGCCCGCTTCAGAGGCGATCAACCCCGCCAGGGATGGTGTCAGGTGTCCCGTTATCTTCATCTCATCTGGCATGGCTGATTCGCACACGATCAGGTCGGCGAATGCAGTAATTTTTTTCTCTGGTAATGTACATGATTTTCAAATAAAGGAAATGTCCATGACTCCCTGGTTTCTCTTTACTGTTGGAGCGCTCGTTCTTTTCGGTGTTCAGCGCTTCCTGTACAAGGTTTCCGCTGAACGAGGATGCAATACGGCATGGACGAGTTTCGCCTTCATGGGTACCGTGGCGGCCCTCAGTACCGCCTTTTTCATTGCCACTGCTCAAAAGGTGGAAGGATTCGCCTTTTTTATCATCATTTCCTTTGTCAACAGCGCCACTTTTCTTACGGGAACAATGACAACCATGGAGGCGTTGAAACGGGTCCCCGCAAGCATCGCCTACCCCTTGATACGACTGAACACGGGTATCGTGGTCATTTTTTCGGTCCTGTATTTCAAGGATGACCTGTCCCCCTGCCAGGTCGGAGGAATCCTTCTGGCAATGGTCGTCATCTTGCTCCTTGCGGGCCTTGACGATGAGCGAAAGAATTCGCGGGGAGAAACGCGCGCCGGGCTGCTGCTCGTTTTCGTTGCGTCCCTGGCGGGAGCGATCGCCGCGATATCAAGCAAGTTCGCCGCCCTTCACACCAATATCCTGGGATTCATGGCCCTCTCGTACCTGATGAGCATGGTCTTTTCCTTTGCCTTGAGAAACAGGCTTCAAAGAAACGGGGAAAACGGCTGCGCCGGCGAAGCCCTGCGTATCGGGTTTTTCATGGGATTGGTCAATTTTCTCGGGTTCTACTCGCTCCTTCGCGCCCTGTCCATGGGCCCTCTGTCGCTTATCATATCCATAACAGGGATGTATTTCATTGTGGCGATCATACTTTCCCTTATCTTCTACCGGGAACGGTTGACCTTCACGCGGGTGTTCGCAATTATCCTGACGGTCCTTTCGATCGTCCTGATGAGAATGTAGACCAATTCCTTTCCGCAGGCCTTTCTTACGCCCCCGTGAGAAAGCGACGGGGGTTTTCGATCATCATGGTGTCGATCTGGTCCTGCGTAACGCCGGCTTTAAGCAATGCCGGTATAATGTTTTCAAAAATGTTCGTCGGGCTCCAGCGGGGCATCACCATACTCACGATCTCGGTAACACCCGGCCTTCCAAGCCAGTGATTCACCCAGTCCTGTGAAATCATGATCTGGTGAGCGTATCCCACACCAAGGAGGCCGATCAGGCAGGCTTTCCGCCTCTCATCGGTCGGCGCCCCCGCGAGTCCTTCTATACCGAAACGATCGAAAGAGATATATACTCCCTTTTCAAGAACGTTCAT is drawn from Deltaproteobacteria bacterium and contains these coding sequences:
- a CDS encoding asparaginase, which produces MKIKFFTVGGTIDKIYFDRKNTYEVGESLLNEILREANVGFEYEIESVLKKDSLDFTDEDRLIIHGKISSEPERLIVITHGTDTMVETARVLEDIRDKVIVLTGSMQPARFRTSDAVFNVGSAIAAVQSKPPGIYIAMSGTIFESHRVRKNVDKGCFEEI
- the ligA gene encoding NAD-dependent DNA ligase LigA produces the protein MQRDTDLQRIRHLRDLITYHNERYYQLDDPEISDSEYDRLMQELISLESRYAGEIDVSDSPTQRVGAPPLEKFESSVHLIPMLSLANAFNEDDIISFYERTRRLLETGDTIPFVVEPKLDGIAVNLTYVKGYYSIGSTRGDGYRGENVSENIRTIRSLPLKFRNSSHHAIPEKIEIRGEVIISRESFKAMNRARLRNGEPPFANPRNAAAGSLRQLDSRVTARRPLDIFCYAVGAIEGMTFTSQWEILQTLREWGFPVNPRVRRAGDIEECIRYYHEIAAEREHLPYEIDGIVIKVDSLPFQDRLGTVSRSPRWALACKFEATQATTVIERIQVQVGRTGVLTPVAIMQPVSVGGVVVSRATLHNQDEIDKKDIREGDTVIVQRAGDVIPEVVKSIPSRRTGREVPFHMPPECPVCGTPVVKLEGEAAHRCINMDCPAQIQERITHFASRGAMDIRGLGEKLVSQMLEKGLIADPGDLYYLTRDQLSGLDRMAEKSAENLLHAIEASKAPFLERFIFALGIRHVGEHIAMVISRRFGSLAAIMNASREELLAVPEVGPEVAGSILAFFGHEKNRGVINRLLAAGVHPRERQPDRGASSPLVGRSFVLTGSLKAFSRGRAKELIESRGGTVSSAVSAKTSCVVAGEAPGSKLVKAKELGITILTEEEFLQLLGAEQDHLQ
- a CDS encoding EamA family transporter, whose product is MTPWFLFTVGALVLFGVQRFLYKVSAERGCNTAWTSFAFMGTVAALSTAFFIATAQKVEGFAFFIIISFVNSATFLTGTMTTMEALKRVPASIAYPLIRLNTGIVVIFSVLYFKDDLSPCQVGGILLAMVVILLLAGLDDERKNSRGETRAGLLLVFVASLAGAIAAISSKFAALHTNILGFMALSYLMSMVFSFALRNRLQRNGENGCAGEALRIGFFMGLVNFLGFYSLLRALSMGPLSLIISITGMYFIVAIILSLIFYRERLTFTRVFAIILTVLSIVLMRM
- a CDS encoding acylphosphatase; translation: MTKRVHVYISGRVQGVFFRSETNDAAQRLGVTGWVRNLRDGRVEALFEGDDGAVEQMVAWCSQGPALSLVDHVETIEEEYRGEFSDFNIRY